Proteins from a genomic interval of Aureimonas sp. AU20:
- the ssb gene encoding single-stranded DNA-binding protein, whose protein sequence is MAGSVNKVILVGNLGADPEIRRLNSGDAVANLRIATSETWRDKASGERKERTEWHSVVIFNDGLVKVAEQYLKKGAKVYIEGQLQTRAWDDQQSGQKRYTTEIVLQRFRGELQMLDGRGEGGGGGAEGGGYDRGAGGGGGYDRGGSGGRSGGGGGGRSGGGGSGGGYGGGSGGGGRPSNDMDDEIPF, encoded by the coding sequence ATGGCGGGAAGCGTCAACAAGGTCATCCTCGTCGGCAATCTGGGTGCCGACCCGGAAATCCGGCGGCTGAACTCGGGCGACGCCGTGGCCAATCTGCGCATTGCGACCTCGGAAACCTGGCGCGACAAGGCGTCGGGCGAGCGCAAGGAGCGCACCGAGTGGCACAGCGTCGTGATCTTCAACGACGGTCTGGTGAAGGTCGCCGAGCAGTATCTGAAGAAGGGCGCCAAGGTCTATATCGAAGGCCAGCTCCAGACCCGCGCCTGGGATGACCAACAGTCCGGCCAGAAGCGCTACACGACCGAGATCGTTCTCCAGCGATTCCGCGGCGAGCTGCAGATGCTTGACGGGCGCGGCGAGGGCGGCGGCGGTGGAGCCGAAGGCGGCGGATATGATCGCGGCGCCGGCGGTGGTGGCGGTTACGATCGTGGTGGCTCGGGCGGTCGTTCGGGCGGCGGCGGCGGTGGCCGCAGCGGTGGCGGTGGCTCCGGTGGGGGCTATGGCGGCGGCAGCGGTGGCGGCGGACGCCCATCCAACGACATGGACGACGAAATCCCGTTCTGA
- the uvrA gene encoding excinuclease ABC subunit UvrA, giving the protein MKNVISIRGAREHNLKNVDLDIPRDKLIVMTGLSGSGKSSLAFDTIYAEGQRRYVESLSAYARQFLEMMQKPDVDQIDGLSPAISIEQKTTSKNPRSTVGTVTEIYDYLRLLYARIGVPYSPATGLPIESQTVSQMVDRIMAVDEGTRLYLLAPMTRGRKGEFKKELAELQKKGFQRVRINGEFHDIADAPALDKKFKHDIDVVVDRIVVRGDIKARLADSLETALGLAEGLAVAEYADGLDENGKPRQLLFSEKFACPVSGFTIPEIEPRLFSFNNPFGACPRCDGLGAQQQIDPKLIVPDESRTLKNGAISPWAKSTSPYYGQTLDALGKEYGFKQTDRWSALPPEARKAILHGTGTRKIEFLYNDGLRSYSTTKTFEGIIPNLERRWKETDSAWSREEIERFMSATPCPACGGTRLKPEALAVKIRGCHIAEVTDLSIRKARDWFEDLPEHLTQKQNEIAVRILKEIRERLRFLNDVGLEYLSLSRSSGTLSGGESQRIRLASQIGSGLTGVLYVLDEPSIGLHQRDNERLLGTLRHLRDIGNTVIVVEHDEDAIRLADHVVDIGPAAGIHGGQVIASGTPAEVMANPASLTGQYLSGARGVPLPPKRRKPQKGKAIKVVGARGNNLQNVTAEVPMGVMTCVTGVSGGGKSTFLIETLFKAAARRIAGAREVPADHDRIDGLELLDKVIDIDQSPIGRTPRSNPATYTGAFTPIRDWFAGLPESKARGYQPGRFSFNVKGGRCEACQGDGVIKIEMHFLPDVYVTCDVCHGKRYNRETLDVTFKGKSIADVLDMTVEEGVEFFSAVPAVRDKLATLKEVGLGYIKVGQQATTLSGGEAQRVKLAKELARKATGRTLYILDEPTTGLHFHDVAKLLEVLHELVDQGNTVVIIEHNLEVIKTADWIIDIGPEGGSGGGEIVATGTPEEIVKVERSWTGRFLKDLLERKPSLKAEAAE; this is encoded by the coding sequence ATGAAGAACGTCATTTCCATTCGCGGTGCGCGCGAACACAATCTTAAGAATGTCGATCTCGACATTCCGCGAGACAAGCTCATCGTGATGACCGGCCTGTCGGGATCGGGCAAGTCCTCGCTCGCCTTCGACACGATCTATGCCGAAGGGCAGCGTCGCTATGTCGAAAGCCTTTCGGCCTATGCGCGCCAGTTCCTGGAGATGATGCAGAAGCCTGACGTCGATCAGATCGACGGCCTGTCGCCCGCCATCTCCATCGAGCAGAAGACGACGTCGAAGAACCCGCGCTCGACTGTCGGCACGGTGACGGAGATCTACGACTATCTCCGCCTTCTCTATGCGCGCATCGGCGTCCCCTATTCGCCGGCCACCGGCCTGCCAATCGAGAGCCAAACGGTCAGCCAGATGGTGGACCGCATCATGGCGGTGGACGAAGGCACGCGCCTTTATCTACTGGCTCCGATGACTCGTGGTCGCAAGGGCGAGTTCAAGAAGGAACTGGCCGAGCTGCAGAAAAAGGGCTTCCAGCGCGTCCGCATCAATGGCGAGTTCCACGACATCGCGGACGCGCCCGCGCTGGACAAGAAGTTCAAGCATGACATCGACGTGGTGGTGGACCGCATCGTCGTGCGCGGTGATATCAAGGCGCGGCTTGCCGACTCGCTGGAGACCGCGCTCGGGCTCGCCGAAGGCCTCGCCGTCGCGGAATATGCCGATGGGCTGGACGAGAACGGCAAGCCGCGTCAGCTCCTGTTTTCCGAGAAGTTCGCCTGTCCGGTTTCGGGTTTCACCATCCCGGAAATCGAGCCGCGTCTTTTCTCCTTCAACAACCCGTTCGGCGCCTGCCCTCGTTGCGACGGGCTGGGCGCGCAGCAGCAGATCGACCCCAAGCTCATCGTCCCGGACGAGTCGCGCACGTTGAAGAACGGCGCCATCTCGCCCTGGGCGAAATCCACCTCGCCCTATTACGGCCAGACGTTGGACGCGCTTGGCAAGGAATACGGGTTCAAGCAGACCGATCGCTGGTCGGCACTCCCGCCCGAAGCCCGCAAGGCCATCCTGCACGGCACCGGCACGCGCAAGATCGAGTTTCTCTATAACGACGGCCTGCGCTCCTACTCCACCACCAAGACCTTCGAGGGGATCATTCCCAATCTCGAACGGCGTTGGAAGGAGACCGACTCGGCTTGGTCGCGCGAGGAGATCGAGCGCTTCATGTCGGCGACGCCCTGCCCGGCGTGCGGCGGTACGCGGCTGAAGCCCGAGGCGCTGGCGGTCAAGATCCGTGGTTGCCACATCGCCGAGGTGACGGACCTGTCGATCCGCAAGGCGCGCGACTGGTTCGAGGATCTGCCCGAGCATCTCACGCAGAAGCAGAACGAGATCGCCGTCCGCATCCTGAAGGAAATCCGCGAACGCCTGCGGTTCCTCAACGACGTCGGGCTCGAATATCTCAGCCTGTCGCGCTCCTCCGGCACCTTATCCGGCGGCGAATCGCAACGCATTCGTTTGGCCTCCCAAATCGGCTCGGGCCTGACGGGCGTTCTCTATGTCCTCGACGAGCCGTCGATCGGTCTGCACCAGCGCGACAACGAGCGGTTGCTTGGAACGCTGCGGCATCTCCGCGATATCGGCAACACGGTGATCGTCGTCGAGCATGACGAGGATGCCATTCGTCTCGCCGACCATGTGGTGGATATCGGTCCGGCCGCCGGCATCCATGGCGGACAGGTCATCGCCTCGGGCACCCCTGCCGAGGTCATGGCCAATCCGGCGTCGCTGACGGGCCAGTACCTTTCCGGCGCGCGCGGCGTGCCGTTGCCTCCTAAGCGCCGCAAGCCGCAGAAGGGCAAGGCGATCAAGGTCGTCGGCGCGCGCGGCAACAATCTGCAGAACGTTACCGCCGAAGTCCCGATGGGCGTCATGACCTGCGTCACCGGGGTCTCCGGGGGCGGCAAGTCGACCTTCCTGATCGAGACGCTATTCAAGGCGGCGGCACGACGTATCGCTGGCGCACGTGAGGTTCCCGCCGATCACGATCGGATCGACGGGCTGGAGCTTCTCGACAAGGTCATCGACATCGACCAGTCCCCGATCGGTCGCACGCCGCGCTCCAACCCCGCGACCTATACCGGCGCCTTCACCCCGATCCGCGACTGGTTCGCGGGCCTGCCGGAATCCAAGGCCCGTGGCTACCAGCCGGGACGCTTCTCGTTCAACGTGAAGGGTGGCCGCTGTGAGGCTTGCCAGGGCGATGGCGTCATCAAGATCGAGATGCACTTCCTGCCCGACGTCTATGTGACCTGCGACGTCTGCCACGGCAAACGCTACAATCGCGAGACGTTGGACGTCACCTTCAAAGGCAAGTCGATCGCCGATGTGCTCGACATGACGGTGGAGGAAGGCGTCGAGTTCTTCTCTGCCGTGCCGGCGGTGCGGGACAAGCTGGCAACGCTGAAAGAAGTCGGGCTCGGCTATATCAAGGTCGGTCAGCAGGCGACGACCCTGTCGGGCGGTGAAGCGCAACGCGTAAAGCTCGCCAAGGAACTCGCTCGAAAGGCGACGGGCCGTACGCTTTATATCTTGGACGAGCCGACCACCGGCCTGCACTTCCACGATGTCGCCAAGCTTCTGGAAGTGCTCCACGAATTGGTCGATCAGGGTAACACGGTTGTCATCATCGAGCACAATCTCGAGGTCATCAAGACCGCAGATTGGATCATCGATATCGGCCCGGAAGGCGGCAGCGGGGGCGGCGAGATCGTCGCCACCGGCACGCCTGAGGAGATTGTGAAGGTGGAGCGGTCTTGGACGGGTCGCTTCCTGAAAGACCTGTTGGAACGCAAGCCAAGCCTCAAGGCGGAGGCGGCGGAATAG
- a CDS encoding NAD(P)H-hydrate dehydratase has protein sequence MKVADESAAREGISVRELIDAAGRAVAAYASRNFQNAGRVAILAGKGNNGKDALAASRILGAKGWDVLIFAAVEDEDDSRGLADFDPTGCDLILDGLLGAGLDREVEGVVAEVIDKANASGVPILAVDIPSGVDGRTGQVRGAAIRASLTITFVLSKPGHLLLPGRDLCGAVTVAELPMPAAAMAEALDDASPTYANEPALWRAYASAPLSAHHKYDRGHAVVFSGGMAQTGAARLSAMAALRGGAGLVTMFSPASALLVNAHHLTSIMLKRCEAEDLAGLLEDKRLNAFVLGPGYGIGERARQATEAVLAAGRRLVLDADGLSSFKEEPEALFAAARRAATDQPALVLTPHSGEFARLFPDLAADKTRSKLDQAREASARSGAVMVLKGADTVIAAPDGRAAINATGTPWLATAGTGDVLTGLIAAQLAQGVPSFEAACLGVWIHGKAAEHFGPGLISEDLPTCLPAVHRELASLSAEQAP, from the coding sequence ATGAAGGTTGCGGACGAATCTGCTGCTCGCGAGGGCATTTCGGTTCGTGAGTTGATCGACGCAGCGGGGCGGGCCGTAGCCGCTTATGCTTCTCGGAACTTTCAGAATGCGGGGCGGGTCGCCATCCTCGCGGGCAAGGGCAACAACGGCAAGGACGCATTGGCCGCGAGTCGGATCCTCGGCGCCAAGGGTTGGGACGTGCTCATCTTCGCCGCAGTGGAAGATGAGGACGACTCCCGCGGCCTTGCCGACTTCGACCCGACGGGGTGCGATCTCATTCTAGACGGACTGCTCGGAGCAGGGCTCGACCGGGAGGTCGAGGGCGTGGTCGCTGAGGTGATCGACAAGGCCAACGCATCGGGGGTTCCGATCTTAGCCGTCGACATTCCCAGCGGGGTCGATGGTCGCACCGGGCAGGTGCGTGGTGCCGCTATTCGGGCGTCTCTCACGATCACCTTCGTTCTCAGCAAGCCCGGGCATCTTCTCTTGCCTGGTCGCGATCTCTGCGGCGCCGTGACCGTGGCGGAACTCCCGATGCCGGCGGCGGCCATGGCCGAGGCGCTGGACGACGCTTCCCCGACCTACGCCAACGAGCCGGCCTTGTGGCGAGCCTATGCAAGCGCACCGCTTAGCGCCCATCACAAGTATGATCGCGGCCATGCCGTCGTCTTCTCCGGCGGCATGGCGCAGACAGGGGCCGCGCGCCTTTCCGCCATGGCAGCACTTCGCGGAGGAGCGGGCTTGGTGACCATGTTTTCGCCGGCCTCGGCCTTGCTGGTGAACGCGCATCATCTGACGAGCATCATGCTGAAACGTTGCGAGGCGGAGGATCTGGCCGGGCTCCTGGAGGACAAGCGATTGAACGCTTTCGTGCTCGGGCCCGGCTATGGCATCGGCGAGCGTGCGAGGCAGGCGACGGAGGCCGTGCTCGCAGCGGGGCGGCGGCTTGTGCTGGACGCCGATGGGCTGAGTTCGTTCAAGGAAGAGCCGGAGGCGCTGTTCGCGGCCGCTCGCAGGGCGGCGACGGATCAGCCCGCCCTAGTCCTGACGCCGCATTCCGGCGAGTTCGCCCGGCTCTTTCCCGATCTTGCGGCCGACAAGACCCGGTCGAAACTCGACCAAGCACGAGAGGCCAGCGCGCGCTCGGGTGCTGTGATGGTGCTGAAGGGCGCCGATACGGTGATCGCCGCGCCCGATGGCCGGGCCGCGATCAACGCGACCGGCACGCCCTGGCTTGCGACGGCTGGAACGGGCGATGTGCTGACCGGCCTCATCGCTGCGCAACTGGCTCAAGGTGTCCCAAGCTTCGAAGCCGCCTGCCTCGGTGTCTGGATACACGGCAAGGCCGCCGAGCATTTTGGACCCGGTCTGATTTCGGAAGACTTGCCGACCTGTCTGCCGGCCGTTCACCGGGAGTTGGCGAGCCTTTCGGCGGAGCAGGCGCCGTAG
- a CDS encoding P-II family nitrogen regulator, translating to MKKVEAIIKPFKLDEVKEALQDVGLQGITVIEAKGFGRQKGHTELYRGAEYVVDFLPKVKIEIVLADDAVAAAVEAIRKAAQTGRIGDGKIFVSNVEEAVRIRTGEVGTDAI from the coding sequence TTGAAAAAGGTCGAGGCGATCATCAAGCCGTTCAAGCTGGATGAGGTCAAGGAAGCGCTTCAGGACGTCGGCCTTCAGGGCATCACGGTGATCGAGGCCAAGGGCTTCGGTCGTCAGAAGGGGCATACGGAGCTCTATCGCGGTGCCGAATATGTCGTGGATTTCCTCCCCAAGGTGAAGATCGAGATCGTCCTCGCCGACGACGCCGTCGCAGCGGCCGTCGAGGCGATCCGCAAGGCGGCCCAGACCGGGCGCATCGGCGACGGCAAGATTTTCGTTTCCAACGTCGAGGAAGCGGTCCGCATCCGCACCGGCGAAGTCGGGACGGACGCCATCTGA
- the glnA gene encoding type I glutamate--ammonia ligase, which produces MTSANDILKQIKDNDVKFVDLRFTDPRGKLQHVTMDVTMIDEDIFSEGTMFDGSSIGGWKAINESDMILMPDPETAHMDPFFAQSTMVIICDILDPVSGESYNRDPRSIAKKAEAYLNQSGIGDTAYFGPEAEFFIFDDVRYKADPYNTGFKLDSTELPSNDDSEYETGNLGHRPRVKGGYFPVPPIDSCQDMRSEMLTVMAEMGVKVEKHHHEVAAAQHELGVKFDTLVKNADNMQIYKYVTHQVANAYGKTATFMPKPIFGDNGSGMHVHQSIWKGGKPTFAGNEYAGLSENALFYIGGIIKHAKAINAFTNPSTNSFKRLVPGYEAPVLLAYSARNRSASCRIPIGQSPKAKRVEVRFPDPTANPYLAFAAMLMAGLDGIKNKIHPGAAMDKDLYDLPPEELKEIPTVCRSLREALESLDADRDFLKAGGVFDDDQIDAFIELKMTEVLRFEMTPHPVEFDMYYSI; this is translated from the coding sequence ATGACTTCGGCCAACGACATTCTGAAGCAGATCAAGGACAACGACGTCAAGTTCGTCGACCTGCGCTTCACCGACCCGCGCGGCAAGCTGCAGCACGTCACCATGGACGTGACGATGATCGACGAGGACATCTTCTCCGAAGGCACGATGTTCGACGGCTCCTCGATCGGTGGCTGGAAGGCGATCAACGAGTCCGACATGATCCTCATGCCGGATCCCGAGACCGCGCATATGGACCCGTTCTTCGCGCAGTCGACGATGGTCATCATCTGCGACATTCTCGACCCGGTCTCGGGCGAGAGCTACAATCGCGACCCGCGGTCGATCGCCAAGAAGGCCGAGGCCTACCTCAACCAGTCCGGCATTGGCGACACCGCCTATTTCGGTCCGGAAGCCGAGTTCTTCATCTTCGACGACGTCCGCTATAAGGCCGACCCTTACAACACGGGCTTCAAGCTCGACTCGACCGAGCTGCCGTCCAACGACGACAGCGAGTACGAGACCGGCAATCTCGGCCACCGTCCGCGCGTCAAGGGCGGCTACTTCCCGGTGCCGCCGATCGACAGCTGCCAGGACATGCGCTCCGAGATGCTGACCGTCATGGCCGAGATGGGCGTGAAGGTCGAGAAGCACCACCACGAGGTGGCAGCCGCTCAGCATGAGCTCGGCGTCAAGTTCGACACGCTCGTGAAGAACGCCGACAACATGCAGATCTACAAGTACGTGACCCACCAGGTCGCGAACGCCTACGGCAAGACGGCGACCTTCATGCCGAAGCCGATCTTCGGCGACAACGGCTCGGGCATGCACGTGCACCAGTCGATCTGGAAGGGCGGCAAGCCGACCTTCGCGGGCAACGAATACGCCGGCCTCTCCGAGAACGCGCTGTTCTACATCGGCGGCATCATCAAGCACGCGAAGGCCATCAACGCCTTCACGAACCCGTCGACCAACTCGTTCAAGCGTCTGGTCCCCGGTTACGAGGCTCCGGTTCTGCTCGCCTATTCCGCGCGCAACCGTTCGGCCTCCTGCCGTATCCCGATCGGCCAGTCGCCGAAGGCCAAGCGCGTCGAGGTTCGCTTCCCCGATCCGACCGCGAACCCCTACCTCGCCTTCGCCGCCATGCTGATGGCCGGCCTCGACGGCATCAAGAACAAGATCCACCCGGGCGCCGCCATGGACAAGGATCTGTACGACCTGCCGCCCGAAGAGCTGAAGGAAATCCCGACCGTCTGCCGCTCCTTGCGCGAAGCACTGGAGTCTCTGGACGCGGACCGTGACTTCCTGAAGGCCGGTGGCGTGTTCGACGACGATCAGATCGACGCGTTCATCGAACTCAAGATGACCGAAGTGCTGCGCTTCGAAATGACGCCGCACCCGGTCGAGTTCGACATGTACTACTCGATCTAA
- a CDS encoding alpha/beta hydrolase family protein codes for MGRIDFSNVLQVFSCLGLGARAGSFMDKEAADVERLSKGRMGAMARLHRPRHGRTPALTLGLGAFVMALAVGNPVEARSGLTLPPFKDALFAYPEPTAISKDGTLKDVPYAESRDIDARDEIPERRVRGAYVERLPSASQVEEVSPGAGGNLHWTRVGEIAGAKAIVVFVHGRNGDRRLGMNDWTFGGNFNRLKNLLTRAGGAYVTVDGGRLGSEDSTRVGHLIESLRARNETGRIVLACGSMGGELCWSLLTQAPIVAAIDGLVLLGANSSWDRFDALRKAEVGRDVPIVLAHGTRDKVYPLERQRTFFDAVRSRQPSYPIRMVVFDDGNHGTPIRMIDWRETLNWMLTR; via the coding sequence GTGGGACGTATCGATTTCAGCAATGTTCTTCAAGTGTTCTCGTGTCTCGGACTGGGCGCGAGAGCTGGGTCGTTTATGGACAAAGAAGCTGCCGATGTCGAACGGCTGAGTAAGGGAAGGATGGGAGCTATGGCGCGATTGCACCGGCCGAGACACGGACGAACGCCTGCCCTGACGCTGGGCCTTGGCGCCTTCGTGATGGCGTTAGCGGTCGGAAATCCCGTCGAGGCCCGGTCCGGTCTGACGCTGCCACCCTTCAAGGACGCGCTGTTCGCCTATCCCGAACCGACCGCGATTTCGAAGGACGGTACCCTGAAGGATGTGCCCTACGCCGAGTCCCGAGACATCGACGCGCGCGACGAGATCCCTGAGCGGCGCGTGCGCGGCGCTTATGTCGAGCGTCTGCCGTCCGCATCTCAGGTCGAGGAGGTTTCCCCTGGCGCCGGCGGCAATCTCCACTGGACGCGCGTCGGCGAAATCGCAGGCGCGAAAGCCATCGTGGTGTTCGTTCACGGACGCAACGGAGACCGCCGACTCGGCATGAACGACTGGACCTTCGGCGGAAACTTCAATCGGCTGAAAAATCTGCTGACGCGGGCCGGCGGGGCCTATGTCACAGTGGATGGCGGACGGCTTGGATCGGAAGACTCAACCCGCGTTGGGCACCTGATCGAGAGCCTGCGGGCGCGAAACGAGACCGGGCGAATCGTTCTTGCCTGTGGCTCCATGGGTGGCGAACTTTGCTGGAGTCTTCTGACCCAAGCGCCGATCGTCGCCGCCATCGATGGCTTGGTCCTTCTTGGCGCCAATAGCAGCTGGGATCGCTTCGACGCGCTGCGCAAGGCCGAAGTTGGACGCGATGTGCCGATCGTTCTGGCGCATGGGACGCGAGACAAGGTCTATCCTCTGGAGCGTCAGCGGACGTTTTTCGATGCCGTTCGCAGTCGGCAGCCGAGCTATCCCATCCGAATGGTTGTGTTCGACGATGGCAATCACGGGACGCCGATCCGCATGATCGACTGGCGCGAAACGCTCAACTGGATGCTGACCCGCTGA
- the parE gene encoding DNA topoisomerase IV subunit B, with product MSDDLFAGSAVPKLTATTRTARAPKLVETPAAPLSQDYTAADIEVLEGLEPVRRRPGMYIGGTDEKALHHLFAEVIDNSMDEAVAGHATVIDVSLDAEGFLTVADNGRGIPIDPHPKYKDKSALEVIMTTLHAGGKFDSKVYETSGGLHGVGVSVVNALSDMLEVEIARNRKIYRQTYSRGLATSPLAEIGDTQNRRGTKVRFHPDPAIFGPNARFDPARLFGMARSKAYLFGGVEIRWSCDPALLGEGSKTPPKASFHFPGGLKDYLDASLEGEQRITAQIFSGRTERASGHGAVEWAVCWTAGDGTVRSYCNTIPTPEGGAHETGLRNVLLRGLKAFAELSGNKRAAAITAEDVMITASAMLSVFIREPEFVGQTKDRLATTEAQRIVENTLRDSFDIWLASSPQDAARLIEWVVERADERLRRKQEKEVSRKTATRKLRLPGKLADCSQTGAAGAEIFIVEGDSAGGSAKQARDRARQAILPLRGKILNVASAGREKLGANQQLADLTLALGCGTRSKYRQTDLRYERVIIMTDADVDGAHIASLLITFFFQEMPELIREGHLFLAVPPLYKLSQGGKTFYARDDQDRQRLIAKEFKGKGKVEISRFKGLGEMLPSQLKETTMDPRKRTLLRVVADSTPEAGTAGVVDALMGNKPEARFRFIQERAAFVNDLDI from the coding sequence ATGAGCGATGATCTGTTCGCCGGATCGGCCGTGCCCAAACTGACCGCCACGACGCGCACCGCTCGCGCTCCCAAGTTGGTGGAAACGCCTGCCGCTCCCCTATCGCAGGACTACACAGCCGCCGATATTGAGGTCTTGGAGGGGCTTGAGCCTGTTCGGCGTCGACCGGGCATGTATATCGGCGGAACCGACGAGAAAGCCCTGCATCACCTTTTCGCCGAGGTGATCGACAACTCGATGGACGAAGCCGTCGCGGGGCATGCAACGGTCATCGACGTATCGCTCGATGCCGAGGGTTTCCTGACGGTGGCCGACAACGGACGTGGAATCCCCATCGATCCGCATCCGAAATACAAGGACAAGTCTGCGCTCGAAGTCATCATGACGACGCTACACGCTGGCGGCAAGTTCGATTCTAAGGTCTACGAAACCTCGGGTGGTCTGCACGGCGTCGGCGTGTCAGTGGTCAACGCGCTGTCGGACATGCTCGAAGTGGAGATCGCCCGCAATCGCAAGATCTACCGCCAGACCTATTCGAGAGGTCTCGCAACCTCGCCGCTGGCCGAGATCGGCGACACTCAGAATCGGCGGGGAACGAAGGTCCGCTTCCATCCCGACCCGGCGATCTTCGGCCCGAATGCACGTTTCGATCCCGCGCGCCTGTTCGGCATGGCGCGTTCGAAGGCCTATCTCTTCGGCGGGGTGGAAATCCGCTGGTCCTGCGACCCTGCCCTGCTTGGCGAAGGCAGCAAGACGCCGCCTAAGGCCTCCTTCCACTTTCCAGGTGGGCTCAAGGATTATCTCGACGCCTCGCTCGAAGGCGAACAACGCATCACCGCACAGATTTTCTCCGGCCGAACCGAACGCGCGTCGGGCCATGGCGCTGTGGAATGGGCAGTTTGCTGGACGGCCGGAGACGGCACTGTCCGTTCCTACTGCAACACGATCCCGACCCCGGAGGGCGGCGCGCACGAGACGGGTCTGCGCAACGTGCTTCTGCGCGGCCTCAAGGCCTTCGCCGAACTGTCGGGCAACAAGCGTGCGGCAGCGATCACCGCCGAGGACGTGATGATCACGGCCTCCGCCATGTTGTCAGTCTTCATCCGCGAGCCTGAATTCGTCGGCCAGACCAAGGACCGGCTGGCGACGACGGAGGCCCAGCGCATCGTCGAGAACACGCTGCGCGATTCCTTCGACATCTGGCTGGCCTCTTCGCCGCAGGACGCGGCGCGGCTGATCGAATGGGTGGTGGAGCGCGCCGACGAGCGGCTTCGGCGCAAGCAGGAAAAAGAAGTCAGCCGGAAGACAGCAACGCGTAAGCTGCGCCTGCCCGGCAAGCTGGCTGACTGCTCGCAGACCGGGGCTGCCGGGGCTGAGATTTTCATCGTAGAGGGCGACTCGGCCGGCGGTTCGGCGAAGCAGGCACGGGACCGCGCACGGCAGGCCATCCTGCCCCTACGCGGCAAGATCCTGAACGTCGCCTCGGCAGGGCGCGAGAAGCTCGGCGCCAACCAGCAACTCGCCGACCTGACTCTGGCGCTCGGTTGCGGCACGCGTTCGAAGTACCGACAGACCGACCTGCGCTACGAGCGCGTGATCATCATGACGGACGCCGACGTCGACGGCGCCCATATCGCCTCGCTGCTCATCACCTTCTTTTTTCAGGAAATGCCGGAGCTGATCCGCGAGGGCCATCTCTTCCTGGCGGTTCCGCCGCTCTACAAACTCAGCCAGGGTGGCAAGACCTTCTATGCACGCGATGATCAGGATCGCCAGCGATTGATCGCCAAAGAATTCAAGGGCAAAGGCAAGGTCGAGATCAGCCGGTTCAAGGGGCTAGGCGAGATGCTCCCCTCCCAGCTGAAGGAGACGACCATGGACCCGAGGAAGCGAACGCTTCTAAGAGTCGTGGCGGACTCGACGCCCGAGGCCGGAACCGCTGGCGTGGTGGACGCGCTTATGGGAAACAAGCCCGAGGCGCGCTTCCGCTTCATCCAAGAGCGGGCCGCCTTCGTGAACGATCTCGATATCTAA